GGGGAATTGGCGGACTATGCGTTTTATTCCGCTGCTTATCTGTTTGAAGAGATGGAGCGTTGGGGTCAGGCGGCCGCAGCCTATAATAAACTCATTGAACTGCATCCGTCAAGTCCTCTCAAAGCTCAGGCCACTTTTCGTCTCGGACTCACAGCGTATGGGAAAAAAGACTATGACACCGCCGTCTCTACCTTGTCACGCGCACTCGAGTCATATCCAAATAATCCTTTGAAAAATGAGGCCCGGTTTTTCATCGCCGAATCGTTTTATCAGCAGGGTGACTATCAGAAAGCGGTACACGCCTATCAGTCCCTAACGGCTCTGCAGGATAACCCTTATGCGGATGACGCCCAGTACAGTCTGGGCTGGGCGTTGCACAAATTGGAGCGTTATAAAAGCGCAGCGCGCGCATTTGAATCGGTAGACACCCTGAGTTCAGATCGCGATTTGGCCGGATCGGCCCTGTTCCAGGCCGGACGCAATTATATCCTCAGTCAACAGCCGGACCGGGCGGTTCAGGCATTCGGCGCCGTGATCGACCGATACCCGGACAGCCAGGACGTGCCCAATGCGTTGTTCGAATACGCATCTCTGCAATTTCGCAACAAACAGTACAAAGCCGCACAAAGCAGTTACCAGCGTATACTCGAACAGCATCCGGAATCTCCGCTGCGCTCCCAGGCCGCATTAATGATCGGAGAGTGTTATATCGGGATGAACAACCTGGACAAAGCGCGCAAAGCCTATTCCGATGCAGCACAGTCTTTTTCGGATATTAGCCTAAAAGCCAATGCCACGTTCAAACAGGGCTGGATTGACTACCATCAGGGACAATATGATGACGCAGTTTCACAATTTAACCGGGTGCTGACTGCATTTCCCGACTCACCCGCCCATCGGGATGCTTTATTCTGGAAAGCCGAGGCCTTGTACGCCCGGAAAGAGGTTCAGGAGGCCATCTCGGTATACAGAGATTATCTGCGTCGATACCCCGGCTCTGAACATGAAAGTGATGCGTATTACGGCCTGGGATACGCCCGGCAAGCCGCGGAACAGTTTTTAAAAGCGGCCGAAGCCTTTCAACAAGCCTATGAGACCGCAGAGCAGAGTTCACTGCGGGTTGACGCCATGCTGCGCAAAGGCGACGCCTTGTTTAATGCCCGCGATTATGTGCAGGCGATCAAAAGCTATCAGACCGCGTCTATAGATGCCACAGACTCTGACATCAAGGCAGAGGCATTGCTCCTGATCGGGCAGTGTCGGCGCAGACTGGAGGAGGCCGGAGCGGCATTGCAGACATTCACAGAAGTATATGCACAATATCCAGGCACCTCCTGGGCGCCCCAGGCCCTGTACTGGAAAGCCCGGCTCACGTTCAAGCAGGAAGACTACGAACAAGCGGCTTCCCTGTTTACGCAAATCCCGGAACAGTACCCGGAGCATGAACTTGTCGATGATGCGGTCTATGCAATGGGTGATTGTTATTACAATTCCGGTCAATATGACAAGGCAGCCTTCCAGTACAAAAAAGTTATCACCTTGTATCCGGAA
This genomic window from candidate division KSB1 bacterium contains:
- a CDS encoding tetratricopeptide repeat protein; its protein translation is MKKYVRFFPWWIAVICLVALNGYTQTPDMEADHLFFTAKGMFSDQLYELAADQFDMFLSRYPANEHAAEAQFLIAECRFQLKEYTRAVSEYRQLLTHYPSVGMRDKAQFRVGEALVNAGQYEEAMNALKLFFEQYPKSPLYMNAMYWYGEAAYYKGDIKTALRYYTDVYKKNPKGELADYAFYSAAYLFEEMERWGQAAAAYNKLIELHPSSPLKAQATFRLGLTAYGKKDYDTAVSTLSRALESYPNNPLKNEARFFIAESFYQQGDYQKAVHAYQSLTALQDNPYADDAQYSLGWALHKLERYKSAARAFESVDTLSSDRDLAGSALFQAGRNYILSQQPDRAVQAFGAVIDRYPDSQDVPNALFEYASLQFRNKQYKAAQSSYQRILEQHPESPLRSQAALMIGECYIGMNNLDKARKAYSDAAQSFSDISLKANATFKQGWIDYHQGQYDDAVSQFNRVLTAFPDSPAHRDALFWKAEALYARKEVQEAISVYRDYLRRYPGSEHESDAYYGLGYARQAAEQFLKAAEAFQQAYETAEQSSLRVDAMLRKGDALFNARDYVQAIKSYQTASIDATDSDIKAEALLLIGQCRRRLEEAGAALQTFTEVYAQYPGTSWAPQALYWKARLTFKQEDYEQAASLFTQIPEQYPEHELVDDAVYAMGDCYYNSGQYDKAAFQYKKVITLYPESDIVDDAVTGLQQALMQSGKPQAAIDAVDTLVINVTDKEKAASIVQRKAEFAFDQEDYGRAIAQYTHLLEQYPDSKVAASAWFQIGMAHQYQNNLQSALDSYTNQSQRYPASGSTPEALFKSGENTLRTGKL